GGTCGCCGAGCAGACCAACCTGCTGGCGCTCAACGCCGCCATCGAAGCCGCCCGGGCGGGTGATGCCGGGCGTGGCTTCGCCGTGGTGGCCGACGAGGTGCGCGCCCTGGCCCATCGCACCGGGGAGTCCACCCGCGAGATCGAAGGCATGATCGGCAGCATACAGCAGGGTACCGGCCAGACCGTCGACGCCTTGCTGACCAGTGCCGACCAGGCGCGCCAGACCCGCGAGCAGGCGCAGTCGGCCAATGCCGCCCTGGCTGCCATCGCCCAGTCGGTGGCGGGGATCGACGAGCGCAACCTGGTGATCGCCAGCGCCGCCGAAGAGCAGGCCCAGGTGGCCCGCGAAGTCGACCGCAACCTGGTGCGCATCCGCGACCTCTCGGTCCAGACCGCCGCGGGTGCCGAGCAGACCCGCGCCGCCAGCCAGCAGCTCTCCGAGTTGGCGGTGGAGCTCAACGGCCAGATTCGCCGCTTCCGCGTGTGATCTGTCCGGCAGGGACGCCGGTCCCTGCCCTGGACGCGGTGGCAAAACCTGAAGGCGCCCGCTACGCTGGCGCCTTCGCTGGCCGCGTCTCCCTCGCATGAGCTACCGCTACGTCATCTTCGATTTCGACGGCACCCTGGCGGACAGCCTGCCCTTCTTGCTGAGCTGTCTCGGCGAGCTGGCGCGGACCCATGGCTTTCGCGAGCCGAGCCCCGACGAGTGGCCGCAGCTACGCGCCGCCTCCCTGGCCGGACTGCTGGAGAGCCTGCGCATTCCGCTGTGGCAGGTGCCCCGGATCGCCCGTCACTATCGGCGGCTGATGGCGCAACGGGGCACTACGGTCGCCCCCTTCACCGGGATACCAAGTGCGCTCGCACGGCTCAGGGCCGCGGGATTGCAACTGGGCCTGGCGACCTCCAATTCCGCCACCAGCGTGCGCCAGGTGCTGCCGGACGCCTGGCACCTGTTCAGCGATGGCGAATTCGACATCTCCCTGCTCGGCAAGGCACGACGCCTGTCGCGCTTGCTGAGACGCCAGGGTATCCCGCCCGCCGAGTCGCTCTACGTCGGTGACGAGTTGCGCGACTTGCAGGCGGCCCGCCGTGCCGGCCTGGACTGCGCGGCCGTGGCCTGGGGCTATGGGTGTGCCGCCACGCTGCGCGAGCAGCGTCCCGATCTCTTCTTCGAACGACCGGCCGATCTGCTGCGGCTGGCGTCTTCCCCCTCCTGAAGGAATGCCTATGAAGCCTCTGTTGCTGGTGTGCGGTCTCTGTGTGAGCGGTCTGGTGCAGGCGGCCGAGTTGCAGGTGCGGGTGGAGACGGTCGATGACACCGGCGGCCAGCTACTGCTGGCGGTATTCGCCAGCGAAGAGGCCTGGAAAGAACACAAGACGCCGCTGGCCCAGGCCCATCTCGCCGCTCAGCCCGGTGCCCAGGACTATCGCTTCGAGCTGCCGCCCGGGCGCTATGCCGTGTCGGTGATCCATGACAGCAACGACAACCAGAAGCTGGATACCAACTTCATCGGCATGCCAACCGAGCAATACGGCTACAGCAACAATCCAC
The window above is part of the Pseudomonas oryzihabitans genome. Proteins encoded here:
- a CDS encoding DUF2141 domain-containing protein; the encoded protein is MKPLLLVCGLCVSGLVQAAELQVRVETVDDTGGQLLLAVFASEEAWKEHKTPLAQAHLAAQPGAQDYRFELPPGRYAVSVIHDSNDNQKLDTNFIGMPTEQYGYSNNPPLRMRMATFEECAFVLPAEGSRQKVTLR
- a CDS encoding HAD hydrolase-like protein, which translates into the protein MSYRYVIFDFDGTLADSLPFLLSCLGELARTHGFREPSPDEWPQLRAASLAGLLESLRIPLWQVPRIARHYRRLMAQRGTTVAPFTGIPSALARLRAAGLQLGLATSNSATSVRQVLPDAWHLFSDGEFDISLLGKARRLSRLLRRQGIPPAESLYVGDELRDLQAARRAGLDCAAVAWGYGCAATLREQRPDLFFERPADLLRLASSPS